A single genomic interval of Devosia oryziradicis harbors:
- the argF gene encoding ornithine carbamoyltransferase has protein sequence MTSTGTPRHFLSIDDFTYPELRGMLDAAVSLKAGLREGHRPQPLKDKVLAMIFDKQSTRTRVSFDVGMRQLGGETIMLSGQEMQLSREETLADTAKVMSRYVDAIMIRILSHADLLELAEGATVPVINGLTRRAHPCQIMADLMTFEEHRGPIKGAKVAWVGDSNNVLHSWVNAAELFECELTIAVPDEYSPEKDLMEDIRRAGKYVKLIEDPREAVEGADLVLADTWVSMGDVDAAERRRVLKPYQVNTNLMALADKNALFMHCLPAHRGDEVTDEVIDGPQSVVFDEAENRLHAQKAILCWAFGVETN, from the coding sequence ATGACCTCGACCGGCACCCCAAGGCATTTTCTTTCCATCGACGATTTCACCTATCCCGAACTGCGCGGCATGCTCGATGCCGCAGTCTCCCTCAAGGCGGGCCTCAGGGAAGGCCACCGCCCGCAGCCGCTCAAGGACAAAGTCCTGGCGATGATCTTCGACAAGCAGTCGACCCGCACCCGCGTCAGCTTCGACGTCGGCATGCGCCAGCTGGGCGGCGAGACCATCATGCTCTCCGGGCAGGAGATGCAGCTCAGCCGCGAGGAAACCCTGGCCGATACGGCCAAGGTGATGAGCCGCTACGTCGATGCCATCATGATCCGCATCCTCAGCCACGCCGACCTGCTCGAGCTGGCCGAAGGCGCCACCGTCCCCGTCATCAACGGCCTGACGCGCCGCGCCCATCCCTGCCAGATCATGGCGGACCTGATGACGTTCGAGGAGCACCGCGGTCCCATCAAGGGCGCCAAGGTCGCCTGGGTGGGTGACAGCAACAATGTGCTCCATTCCTGGGTGAACGCGGCCGAGCTGTTCGAATGCGAACTGACCATCGCCGTGCCGGATGAATACAGCCCGGAAAAAGACCTGATGGAAGACATCCGCCGCGCCGGCAAATATGTGAAGCTCATTGAGGACCCGCGAGAGGCCGTCGAAGGGGCGGACCTGGTCCTGGCCGATACCTGGGTGTCCATGGGTGACGTGGATGCCGCCGAGCGCCGCCGGGTCTTGAAACCGTACCAGGTCAACACCAACTTGATGGCCTTGGCGGACAAGAACGCCCTTTTCATGCACTGCCTGCCCGCCCATCGCGGCGACGAGGTGACCGACGAGGTAATCGATGGTCCCCAGTCGGTGGTGTTCGACGAGGCCGAAAACCGCCTGCATGCCCAAAAAGCCATCCTGTGCTGGGCCTTCGGCGTCGAGACCAATTAG